The Erigeron canadensis isolate Cc75 chromosome 4, C_canadensis_v1, whole genome shotgun sequence genome window below encodes:
- the LOC122598087 gene encoding protein TRM32-like, giving the protein MIMKLKKSDFLMAKRLKQRLARENKDRAGCMSGIVHIFDFRHGRATRRLLSDHRTYMTESTTGPSCPSSEVNSITDSEEIHQRDESPYNEKGEMAQTRVKELMEEEMQCDLTEKTSSKSLTEISIDQQVLSQKPSEYCDLEDLVNNLLLSHHRKTQEQIPKFLERSNSLDNEQRIPSSEETVSHKNRKFFRRRSKSHECISLNDNDTPAPTKTPNRFHHERSVSHFSFTEIKKKLKNVIRRCPRDSGCNEKPVCDGNIRWNSPNRDRFYSERFSRISNGFKRQDEASWLCKSERKLCKIDAFGDTSERISNIYIEAKKHLSEMLNNDDVETELTAESTSRSLGKLLSFPGYNSRSSSIGPRNKPEDGAVTMSPNVNSPVVKESQPPLTDDDCRELEVCEEIHQAEDVEVIEPLSVEEVEVFDVVDKSEEDELSRSPPASPSGSSLAFNRKAEEAESTLDDRTGKPSPVSVLEPLFSDDDISPARTILRSAESSIQPIRIRFEEMVTPARNKETCNHLVENEESAFEYVEAVLLASDLNWDEFEKRWLSSVQIIESSLYDELQIFSNRPDHDQQLLFDATNEIISEICDSCLGFFPQLSYLKTSIHMPPKGMDLINEVWERIESRLHRNYSRSLDQLIKKDLDVPRSWMDLCPETQDIVMETEESIFEDVIDDTVLSLMYDN; this is encoded by the exons ATGATCATGAAGTTGAAAAAATCGGATTTTCTGATGGCAAAACGATTAAAACAACGTCTTGCTCGAGAAAATAAAGATCGAGCCGGTTGCATGTCGGGTATAGTACATATTTTTGACTTCCGCCATGGTCGGGCTACTAGAAGACTGCTTTCAGATCATAGAACATATATGACTGAAAGTACCACAG GTCCTTCATGTCCTTCATCCGAAGTGAACTCAATCACCGATTCAGAAGAGATACATCAAAGGGATGAATCTCCCTACAATGAGAAAGGTGAAATGGCACAGACAAGAGTGAAGGAGCTCATGGAAGAAGAAATGCAATGTGATTTAACAGAAAAAACATCAAGCAAGTCTTTGACGGAAATCTCTATTGATCAACAAGTTCTATCTCAAAAACCATCAGAATATTGTGATCTTGAAGATCTAGTTAACAACCTCTTGCTATCACATCATAGAAAAACCCAAGAACAGATTCCAAAGTTTCTTGAAAGATCAAACTCATTAGACAATGAACAACGTATTCCGAGCTCAGAAGAAACTGTCTCccataaaaaccgaaagttCTTTAGAAGAAGGAGCAAGTCACACGAATGTATATCATTGAATGACAACGATACTCCAGCACCTACAAAAACACCCAACAGATTTCATCATGAAAGAAGTGTTTCCCACTTTTCTTTCACAGAAATCAAGAAAAAACTAAAGAATGTTATTAGAAGATGTCCAAGGGATTCAGGATGTAATGAAAAACCTGTTTGTGATGGCAATATTAGATGGAATTCTCCTAATAGAGACCGTTTCTACTCCGAAAGGTTTTCTAGAATTTCTAACGGATTTAAAAGGCAAGATGAGGCTTCATGGTTATGCAAATCAGAAAGAAAACTGTGTAAAATAGATGCATTTGGAGACACTAGTGAACGGATATCTAACATTTACATTGAGGCAAAGAAACATTTGTCAGAAATGTTGAACAATGACGATGTAGAAACAGAGTTAACGGCAGAGAGCACTTCTAGAAGTCTAGGAAAGCTTCTATCTTTTCCAGGCTACAATTCTCGTTCTTCAAGTATCGGCCCTAGAAATAAGCCAGAGGATGGGGCTGTCACTATGTCTCCTAATGTGAATTCACCAGTAGTCAAAGAAAGTCAACCACCTCTGACGGACGATGATTGTCGAGAACTGGAAGTCTGTGAAGAAATTCATCAGGCTGAAg ATGTAGAAGTCATAGAACCACTTTCAGTGGAagaagttgaagtttttgatgtggtG GATAAATCTGAAGAAGACGAGTTATCTCGTTCCCCACCAGCGTCTCCTTCAGGATCTTCACTTGCTTTTAATAGAAAGGCTGAAGAAGCTGAGAGTACCTTGGATGATAGAACTGGGAAACCTAGTCCTGTATCCGTTCTTGAGCCATTGTTTTCAGATGATGATATTAGCCCAGCTAGAACCATTTTACGATCTG CTGAATCTTCAATCCAACCAATCCGTATCCGGTTTGAAGAAATGGTTACCCCTGCTAGAAATAAAGAAACATGTAATCATCTTGTGGAGAATGAGGAATCTGCTTTTGAATACGTCGAAGCTGTACTTCTagcttctgatctcaactgggaTGAGTTTGAGAAAAGGTGGCTTTCTTCAGTCCAAATAATCGAATCATCATTATACGATGAACTACAAATCTTCTCAAATCGGCCTGATCATGACCAACAGCTTTTATTCGACGCCACTAATGAAATCATCAGCGAGATTTGTGATTCCTGCTTGGGCTTCTTTCCCCAGTTATCATACCTTAAAACAAGTATTCATATGCCTCCCAAGGGAATGGACCTAATAAATGAGGTGTGGGAAAGAATTGAGTCACGTCTACATCGCAATTATTCTAGATCGTTAGATCAACTTATAAAAAAAGACTTGGATGTCCCAAGATCATGGATGGATCTTTGTCCAGAGACTCAAGATATAGTTATGGAAACCGAAGAGTCAATTTTTGAAGATGTGATAGATGATACTGTTTTGAGCCTAATGTATGATAACTAG